A window of the Corynebacterium minutissimum genome harbors these coding sequences:
- a CDS encoding acyltransferase family protein, with product MTQQAPSRFRYRYDLDGLRGIAIALVVIYHVFVGRVSGGVDVFLLLSGYFFLGSQLRYAARPNASLNPWWPIWRTIRRLVPSLVLVIGASYVLVRLCAPELMNTELTKQITATVFYYQNWELARQNADYAAASATTSPLQHMWSMAVQGQFYLIGILFALGLAAFMRLRPKNTGLTPQRFPTVNSIAGPILIVVTIASFAYASRDGLFGTPENYYSTWSRAWELTLGAVLVIYGSRLQMPQRLSNIATAVGLVALACTGLVISDTLAFPGPLSLLPIGGAVLIIIGSGGSLSRVLTARISRWLGDIAYPLYLWHWPLLIIFTVALGLETPPWWLGVIIIAVSLGLADLTHRFVEKPLRQHRKRPLADDLPVQRGLADLRTRKGAARGVGGVVVAACTVALVAIQPLWARTLDEANAEVLDPALYPGATTFPYGITPPDNVEFKPDPILARGITPPVADNWCFIPEGQPTDFFFETRRDGETPCVFGDMDSDVEVFLVGGSHAEQYSSALDYLGREMGFKLVPLTRVGCPLELGDELSVKPECAEWSKHAVQRIIDADPALVVSNSTRPGQPFGHGPDAVPPGYKAFWDELAKHEIPFVGFRDNPWGFDDEGNGLEFDECYVATKDALGCGMRFEEVYESYDPGAAVLSQYQNMLAVDTSKWFCNDAGDCPVVIGNVMVYRDMHHFTKAFADSMIPLIRDIITPILNGETVQQEAPEIPAQAAAADSQQSTPAPTSTRNQPVPYPAFPAGKAI from the coding sequence ATGACTCAACAAGCCCCATCTAGATTCCGCTACCGCTACGACCTTGACGGTCTGCGTGGCATCGCGATCGCTTTGGTCGTGATCTACCACGTCTTCGTCGGCCGAGTGTCGGGTGGCGTGGACGTCTTCCTGTTGCTGTCCGGTTACTTCTTCCTGGGTTCCCAGCTTCGCTACGCCGCACGCCCGAATGCCTCCCTCAACCCGTGGTGGCCCATCTGGCGAACGATTCGCCGCCTCGTCCCTTCCTTAGTGCTCGTTATCGGCGCCAGCTATGTCCTCGTTCGACTGTGCGCCCCGGAGCTCATGAACACCGAGCTCACAAAGCAAATTACGGCGACGGTCTTTTACTACCAGAACTGGGAGTTGGCACGCCAGAATGCCGACTATGCTGCGGCATCAGCGACGACGTCTCCCCTACAGCACATGTGGTCCATGGCAGTACAGGGCCAGTTCTATCTCATCGGCATCCTGTTCGCCCTTGGTTTGGCGGCGTTCATGCGGCTTCGTCCGAAGAACACCGGACTTACTCCCCAGCGTTTCCCCACCGTTAATTCAATTGCTGGCCCCATTCTTATTGTGGTCACCATCGCGTCCTTCGCCTATGCCAGCCGTGACGGCCTTTTCGGCACCCCGGAGAACTACTACTCCACGTGGTCGCGCGCGTGGGAACTCACCTTAGGTGCTGTGCTCGTAATCTATGGCTCGCGCCTGCAGATGCCGCAGCGCCTGTCCAACATCGCCACTGCTGTGGGTTTGGTTGCCCTGGCCTGCACGGGCCTTGTCATCTCCGATACTTTGGCTTTCCCCGGCCCGCTGTCACTGCTGCCGATTGGCGGCGCTGTCCTCATCATCATCGGCTCCGGTGGTTCTCTCTCCCGAGTACTGACCGCCCGTATCTCCCGCTGGCTGGGTGACATTGCTTACCCACTCTATCTGTGGCACTGGCCCCTGCTCATTATCTTTACGGTAGCTCTGGGTCTGGAAACTCCTCCATGGTGGCTGGGCGTCATCATCATCGCGGTGTCGCTGGGGCTAGCGGATCTGACTCATCGATTCGTCGAGAAGCCCCTGCGTCAGCACCGCAAACGCCCGCTTGCCGACGACCTCCCGGTCCAGCGTGGCCTCGCTGACCTGCGGACCCGAAAAGGCGCTGCTCGCGGAGTTGGCGGTGTCGTGGTAGCCGCCTGCACCGTGGCGCTCGTGGCTATTCAGCCACTGTGGGCACGTACTTTGGACGAGGCCAATGCTGAGGTGCTGGATCCGGCGCTCTACCCAGGAGCAACCACCTTCCCCTATGGCATCACGCCTCCCGATAACGTCGAATTTAAGCCTGACCCCATCCTGGCGCGCGGTATTACCCCGCCGGTGGCGGATAACTGGTGCTTCATTCCGGAAGGCCAGCCCACGGACTTCTTCTTCGAAACCCGCAGAGACGGCGAAACTCCATGTGTCTTTGGCGATATGGATTCCGATGTCGAAGTGTTCCTGGTAGGCGGTTCACACGCCGAGCAGTACTCCTCTGCTTTGGATTACTTGGGCCGTGAGATGGGCTTTAAGCTTGTCCCGCTCACCCGCGTGGGCTGCCCGCTGGAGTTGGGCGATGAGCTCTCAGTGAAGCCCGAATGCGCGGAATGGAGCAAACATGCAGTGCAGCGCATCATCGATGCCGACCCAGCCTTGGTGGTGTCGAACTCTACCCGTCCGGGTCAGCCCTTCGGCCACGGCCCTGACGCGGTCCCGCCAGGCTACAAAGCTTTTTGGGACGAGCTGGCCAAGCACGAGATTCCTTTCGTAGGCTTCCGCGATAACCCGTGGGGTTTTGACGATGAAGGCAACGGCCTAGAGTTTGATGAATGCTACGTTGCTACCAAGGATGCCCTGGGCTGTGGCATGCGCTTCGAGGAGGTCTACGAGAGCTACGATCCTGGTGCCGCAGTGTTGTCCCAGTACCAGAACATGCTGGCTGTGGACACCTCCAAGTGGTTCTGCAACGATGCTGGTGACTGCCCCGTTGTCATCGGCAACGTGATGGTCTACCGCGATATGCACCACTTCACGAAGGCCTTCGCGGACTCCATGATTCCGCTCATCCGTGACATCATCACGCCGATTCTCAACGGTGAAACGGTACAGCAAGAAGCCCCGGAGATTCCGGCGCAAGCAGCAGCCGCCGATTCACAGCAGTCCACTCCTGCGCCCACCTCAACGCGCAATCAGCCTGTCCCCTACCCTGCCTTCCCTGCCGGCAAGGCCATCTAG
- a CDS encoding TIGR04053 family radical SAM/SPASM domain-containing protein yields MRHDITTKPFIAIWEVTRACQLVCQHCRADAQHDPAPGQLTTAEGKALLDSLASYDKPRPLVVLTGGDPFERGDLEELTAYGTSLGLNVSLSPSVTPRLTRERLEGLRAAGGSALSLSLDGASAATHDYFRGFSGIFDRTIEMASVVTDVGFRLQINSTITKNNVHEAPQLLARVIEMGAKLWSVFFLVPTGRGTGLEALTPQEREDAMQWLHSVSTRIAIKTTEGPQYRRIVLQAQRGEKYEGGELYRFLTAETERILGPDPHTRRPRPPMAINAGSGFVFIDHVGDVYPNGFLPLHCGNVKNHRLPDIYANSPVFKKLRDPSAWSGKCSVCEFASVCGGSRSTAFAMTGDPLASDPTCAYVPEALR; encoded by the coding sequence ATGCGCCACGACATCACTACCAAACCGTTCATCGCCATCTGGGAGGTCACCCGCGCCTGCCAGCTGGTGTGCCAGCACTGCCGGGCCGACGCCCAGCACGACCCCGCACCGGGCCAGCTCACCACCGCCGAAGGCAAGGCGCTGCTGGATTCCCTGGCCAGCTACGACAAGCCACGTCCGCTCGTGGTGCTTACGGGTGGGGACCCGTTTGAGCGCGGCGACCTAGAAGAGCTCACCGCGTACGGCACGTCCCTGGGGCTCAACGTGTCGCTCTCGCCGTCGGTCACGCCGCGTTTGACGCGCGAGCGCCTCGAGGGCCTGCGCGCGGCGGGAGGGTCCGCGTTATCGCTGTCTCTCGACGGCGCGAGCGCTGCAACCCACGACTACTTCCGCGGCTTCTCCGGCATCTTCGACCGCACGATTGAAATGGCCAGCGTGGTCACCGACGTGGGCTTCCGCCTCCAAATCAACTCCACCATCACGAAGAACAACGTCCACGAGGCCCCGCAGCTGTTGGCGCGGGTCATCGAGATGGGAGCCAAGCTCTGGAGCGTGTTCTTCCTCGTGCCCACCGGCCGCGGTACGGGCCTGGAGGCGCTGACCCCGCAGGAGCGCGAGGACGCGATGCAGTGGCTGCACAGCGTGTCCACGCGGATTGCCATTAAGACCACGGAGGGGCCGCAATATCGGCGCATCGTCCTACAAGCCCAGCGGGGAGAGAAGTACGAGGGCGGCGAACTATACCGCTTCCTTACAGCGGAGACCGAGCGGATTTTGGGCCCCGATCCCCACACGCGCCGCCCGCGGCCGCCGATGGCCATCAACGCGGGCTCCGGCTTCGTCTTCATCGACCACGTGGGGGACGTCTACCCGAACGGCTTCCTGCCGCTGCACTGCGGCAATGTCAAGAATCACCGACTGCCGGACATCTACGCCAACTCGCCAGTGTTTAAGAAACTCAGGGACCCCAGCGCGTGGAGCGGCAAGTGCTCCGTGTGCGAGTTTGCCTCGGTATGCGGCGGCTCGCGGTCCACGGCTTTTGCCATGACGGGCGACCCGCTCGCGTCGGACCCTACCTGCGCCTACGTGCCCGAAGCTCTGCGCTAG
- the ffh gene encoding signal recognition particle protein, with protein sequence MFESLSDRLQSALSGLRGKGKLTEADINATAREIRLALLEADVSLTVVRGFIKRIKERAAGAEVSEALNPAQQVVKIVNEELIEILGGETRRLNLAKNPPTVIMLAGLQGAGKTTLAGKLSKHLASKGHTPMLVACDLQRPGAVQQLQIVGERAGVDVYAPDPGTSLDSHEHEMGTSHGDPVDVAKRGIEEAKRTQHDIVIIDTAGRLGIDETLMTQARNIRDAVNPHEVLFVIDSMIGQDAVQTAEAFRDGVDFTGVVLTKLDGDARGGAALSIREVTGKPIMFASTGEKLDDFDVFHPERMSSRILGMGDLLTLIEQAESKLDQSKAEEAAKKMSSGEMTLNDFLDMMLMVRNLGPMGNLLKMMPGGNKMNQIADMVDEKQLDRIQAIIRGMTPQEREDPKILNASRRKRIANGSGVAVSDVNQLIERFNEAKKMMNQMAGRFGMPGMGGGRSATKKKPKGRKGKNGKRKPPKRRGGGGGMPGMGGGMPSMQELQKLQEQMGGGMPDLSDMKMPKGMENIDLNNLDFGQGKKK encoded by the coding sequence CGTCGTTCGCGGCTTCATCAAGCGCATCAAGGAGCGCGCCGCCGGCGCTGAGGTTTCTGAGGCACTGAACCCGGCGCAGCAGGTGGTCAAGATTGTCAACGAGGAGCTCATCGAGATTCTCGGTGGCGAGACCCGCCGCCTGAACTTGGCAAAGAATCCTCCGACGGTCATCATGCTTGCCGGCCTCCAGGGTGCAGGTAAGACCACCCTGGCAGGTAAGCTTTCCAAGCACTTGGCGTCCAAGGGCCACACTCCGATGCTGGTGGCGTGCGACCTTCAGCGCCCGGGCGCGGTTCAGCAGCTGCAGATCGTCGGTGAGCGCGCAGGCGTCGATGTCTACGCCCCGGATCCGGGTACCTCCCTCGATTCCCACGAGCATGAGATGGGTACGTCGCACGGTGATCCGGTGGACGTCGCCAAGCGCGGTATTGAAGAAGCCAAGCGCACGCAGCACGACATCGTCATCATCGATACTGCCGGCCGCCTCGGCATCGATGAAACCTTGATGACGCAGGCCCGCAACATCCGTGACGCCGTCAACCCCCACGAAGTCCTGTTCGTCATCGACTCGATGATCGGTCAGGACGCCGTCCAGACAGCCGAGGCTTTCCGCGATGGCGTGGATTTCACCGGCGTCGTCCTGACCAAGCTGGATGGCGACGCCCGCGGTGGTGCCGCACTCTCCATTCGTGAGGTAACGGGCAAGCCCATCATGTTTGCGTCGACGGGTGAGAAGCTCGATGATTTCGACGTCTTCCACCCGGAGCGCATGTCAAGCCGCATCCTGGGCATGGGTGACCTGCTCACACTTATTGAGCAGGCGGAATCCAAGCTGGATCAGTCCAAGGCGGAAGAAGCCGCCAAGAAGATGAGCTCTGGCGAGATGACGCTCAATGACTTCTTGGACATGATGCTGATGGTGCGCAATCTGGGGCCGATGGGCAACCTGCTCAAGATGATGCCGGGCGGCAACAAGATGAACCAGATCGCCGACATGGTCGATGAAAAGCAACTCGACCGAATTCAGGCCATCATTCGCGGTATGACCCCGCAGGAGCGTGAAGATCCGAAGATCCTCAACGCCTCGCGTCGCAAGCGCATCGCTAACGGTTCTGGCGTGGCTGTCTCCGATGTCAACCAGCTCATCGAGCGCTTCAACGAAGCGAAGAAGATGATGAACCAGATGGCCGGCCGCTTCGGCATGCCAGGCATGGGTGGTGGGCGCTCGGCGACGAAGAAGAAGCCGAAGGGCCGCAAGGGCAAGAACGGCAAGCGCAAGCCGCCGAAGCGCCGTGGCGGCGGTGGCGGCATGCCGGGAATGGGCGGCGGAATGCCGTCGATGCAGGAGCTGCAGAAGCTCCAAGAGCAGATGGGCGGCGGAATGCCGGACCTCAGCGATATGAAGATGCCGAAGGGCATGGAGAATATCGACCTCAACAACCTCGACTTCGGTCAGGGAAAGAAGAAGTAG